A stretch of the Bombyx mori chromosome 14, ASM3026992v2 genome encodes the following:
- the LOC119628401 gene encoding uncharacterized protein K02A2.6, with translation MKICKVAESAAKQVQVMTEKTVEAVTRKQESRSRMPNQNKTSFNNKQHLGKSAEGSVRLKNNNCERCGGVHSHRSCPAFGRRCAKCNRYGHYMQMCRTVGAVYVSDDDSDDSLVVGSVTVGQVDTEDWIVEAKVRGQKMKFKVDTGSQVNILTSAIVKKLDLKMTETCTKLKNFDGSTIETVGMTKTIVKFNKKKYVLDFYVVKFKTTNVLSYKAAVQLGLINKVENISKEYVVQDIGEYKDLFHGLGKLNYVYKIKLTDNCAPIVEPPRKIPFKLVDKVKNELDRLEQLDVIKKVQEPTEWVNSMVIVKKSQDKIRLCLDPQNINKCIIRERHKIPTFEELTSAMPDAKYYSVLDANKGFYQILLAEESQLLTTFNAGQFGRYCFKRLPFGLNSAPEVFTKCYSEIFNDIQGVVTYVDEILLWGDTKKTHDERLLQVLEKARQAGVKFNKEKCVIGVKEVKYVGHILSSEGLKPDPEKVRAIVDMKEPTTKKELQTVLGIITYISKFIPNTSELTESLRQLLKKNVEYIWGDKQKEDFKKLKQFLTSATVLRYFDVNKPVTLSVDSSSTGLGAVLLQDNLPVAYGSKTLTECQKSWAQIEKEMLAIVYGCEKFHQYIYDKHVIVESDHRPLEYILKKTINETPLRLQRLRLRIQGYDLEIRYKPGKELFVADALSRNSLPDKICNKDLDQHVELHVCLITEGLKFTEQKLEDFKKKTANDEECQKIIKNIEMGWPDKVKLPTDLKYYHSIKEDLYYANGLIFKNNAVFVPKSLRKEILNLIHYNHLGLEKCKNKIRGLLYWPFMNKELEDHIRNCEACLKYQKSHSFETLILRDIPKQPWDIIGADMFFYKNNIYLMVVDYLTKYVEIINMVDQSTQSHILALKQMFARWGIPTKLCTDDASQFNSYEFQEFVKEWGFQLVKSSPYYARSNGMVERHIQIVKKMFKKCDFDQKDIYMALMEYRNTPIDSEINMSPNELLLGRQTVTLLPTRSSLPGKNKLKKVRNSLQKKQIKYKYYHDRRNNQKGIEFTEGQNVFIRDSKNKNLRGKIIQKNNHRAYNILTEQGQVIKRNRYNIYKGSSNRQRDYNSGDIEDSIGSSGIGSENDNIESDNDNIQSNDTTSNRKSVTLENVNTDIRQTRSGRQVKQPSWLKGQVLY, from the coding sequence ATGAAAATATGTAAAGTGGCTGAGAGTGCTGCAAAACAGGTTCAAGTCATGACAGAAAAGACAGTTGAAGCTGTTACAAGAAAACAAGAATCTCGAAGCAGAATGCCTAATCAGAATAAAaccagttttaataataaacaacatcTAGGTAAGAGTGCAGAAGGATCAGTAAGGTTGAAGAATAATAATTGTGAAAGATGCGGAGGAGTGCATTCTCATCGATCCTGCCCAGCCTTTGGAAGGAGATGTGCTAAGTGTAATCGATATGGACATTACATGCAGATGTGCAGAACAGTTGGTGCTGTGTATGTCAGCGATGATGATAGTGATGACTCATTAGTAGTGGGGTCAGTAACTGTGGGCCAGGTTGATACAGAGGACTGGATCGTTGAGGCAAAAGTGAGAGGACAGAAGATGAAGTTCAAAGTGGATACAGGATCGCAGGTTAATATTTTGACTAGTGCTATAGTGAAAAAACTAGACTTAAAAATGACAGAAActtgtacaaaattaaaaaactttgatGGCTCAACTATAGAAACAGTAGGTATGACTAAAACTATagtgaaattcaataaaaaaaaatatgtacttgaCTTTTATGtggtaaaatttaaaactactaaTGTGCTGAGCTATAAAGCTGCTGTGCAGTTGGGTTTAATAAACAaagttgaaaatatttcaaaggAATATGTAGTTCAGGACATTGGTGAATACAAAGATTTGTTTCATGGCTTAGGAAAATTGAACTatgtatacaaaattaaattaacagacAATTGTGCACCTATAGTGGAGCCACCAAGGAAAATTCCTTTTAAATTAGTAGATAAAGTAAAAAATGAGCTTGATCGATTGGAGCAACTGGATGTAATAAAGAAAGTGCAAGAACCAACTGAGTGGGTTAACTCTATggtgattgtaaaaaaaagtcaagATAAAATTAGATTGTGTTTAGATccacaaaatataaacaaatgtaTCATTAGAGAACGTCATAAAATACCTACCTTTGAGGAACTTACTTCAGCCATGCCTGATGCCAAATATTACTCAGTGTTAGATGCAAACAAAGGATTTTATCAGATTTTGTTAGCAGAAGAAAGTCAACTGCTAACAACGTTCAATGCAGGTCAATTTGGAAGATATTGTTTTAAGCGGTTACCATTTGGCCTGAATTCTGCCCCTGAGGTATTTACTAAGTGTTATTCAGAAattttcaatgatatacagggTGTAGTAACTTATGttgatgaaatattattatggggagatacaaaaaaaacacatgatGAAAGATTACTCCAAGTTTTAGAAAAGGCTCGGCAGGCTGGGGTCAAGTTTAATAAAGAGAAATGTGTCATAGGTGTAAAAGAGGTTAAATATGTGGGTCATATCCTATCTAGTGAGGGCCTTAAGCCAGACCCAGAAAAAGTGCGAGCTATTGTGGACATGAAAGAGCCAACAACAAAAAAGGAATTACAAACTGTCTTGGGTATTATAACATACATTTCTAAATTTATACCAAATACATCAGAATTGACAGAATCACTAAGACAATtgctaaaaaaaaacgtagagtACATTTGGGGTGACAAACAAAAAGAagattttaaaaaactaaaacaatttcTCACTAGTGCAACAGTGCTCAGATACTTTGATGTCAACAAACCAGTGACTCTTTCAGTCGACAGTAGTTCCACAGGGTTGGGAGCGGTACTCCTACAGGATAATTTACCAGTTGCTTATGGGTCAAAGACCTTGACAGAGTGCCAAAAGTCATGGGCacaaattgaaaaagaaatgtTGGCAATAGTATATGGATGTGAAAAGTTTCatcaatatatttatgataaacATGTAATAGTTGAATCTGATCATAGGCCTTTagaatacatattaaaaaaaacaatcaatgaAACTCCACTAAGACTACAAAGGCTTAGATTGAGAATTCAAGGGTATGACCTGGAAATAAGATATAAACCAGGAAAAGAATTATTTGTAGCTGACGCCTTGTCTAGGAATAGCTTACCAgacaaaatatgtaataaagatTTGGATCAGCATGTAGAATTGCATGTTTGCTTGATAACGGAAGGATTAAAATTCACAGAACAAAAATtagaagattttaaaaaaaaaactgcaaatgaTGAAGAAtgtcaaaaaattataaaaaatattgaaatgggATGGCCAGATAAAGTAAAATTACCAacagatttaaaatattatcattctatAAAAGAGGATTTGTATTATGCAAATgggttaatatttaaaaataatgcagttTTTGTACCAAAGTCACTGAGGAAAgaaatattaaacttaattcACTACAACCACCTAGGATtagaaaaatgcaaaaataagaTAAGAGGATTGTTATATTGGCCATTTATGAATAAAGAGCTGGAAGACCACATCAGAAACTGTGAAGCATGTTTGAAATATCAAAAATCTCATTCATTTGAAACCCTAATTCTAAGGGACATACCGAAACAACCCTGGGATATAATAGGAGCTGATATGTtcttctataaaaataatatatacttaatgGTTGTAGattatttaactaaatatgtggaaattataaatatggTGGATCAATCCACGCAAAGTCACATATTAGCATTAAAGCAGATGTTCGCGAGATGGGGTATTCCAACAAAGCTATGTACAGATGATGCATCACAGTTTAATAGTTACGAATTTCAAGAATTTGTGAAAGAATGGGGATTTCAGTTAGTTAAATCTAGTCCATATTATGCGAGGTCCAACGGTATGGTTGAACGGCACATTCagattgttaaaaaaatgtttaaaaaatgtgattttgatCAGAAAGATATTTATATGGCCTTGATGGAATATCGCAACACACCTATAGATTCAGAAATTAACATGTCTCCTAATGAGTTACTCTTAGGAAGACAAACAGTAACTTTGTTACCTACCAGATCTTCTTTGCcaggtaaaaataaattaaagaaagttAGGAATAGTTTGCAGAAAAagcaaattaaatacaaatattatcatGATAGAAGAAATAATCAAAAAGGAATTGAGTTTACAGAGGGTCAAAATGTGTTTATAAgggatagtaaaaataaaaatcttagggggaaaataatacaaaaaaacaatcatagaGCATACAATATTCTAACAGAGCAAGGACAAGTGATTAAAAGAAATagatacaatatttacaaaggCTCTTCTAATAGACAAAGAGACTATAACAGTGGTGATATAGAAGATTCAATTGGTAGTAGTGGCATTGGCAGTGAAAATGACAATATTGAGAGTGACAATGACAATATACAGTCTAATGACACTACTAGCAATAGGAAGTCAGTAACTTTGGAAAATGTAAATACTGACATAAGGCAAACAAGGTCTGGAAGGCAGGTAAAACAACCAAGTTGGCTAAAGGGTCAAGTCTTATATTAA